In Saccharicrinis fermentans DSM 9555 = JCM 21142, a genomic segment contains:
- a CDS encoding RHS repeat domain-containing protein, whose translation MKKTIHLILIICFSTFGFSQNEIISPSPNASGLGIYGSTPVGYYTGVPNISIPLYEIKSGSLSLPLSLSYYAGGIRPNQDATWVGLGWVLNSGGVITRSIVGYNDFENPNFVENAFSYGYYYNQDFPGTENGTEDLDLTDISQVDLAYYKNMANGLYDSQPDVFYFNFATFTGTFYFDRKRNSTEDYAVPICKKRNNLDIKYYPEEERWVIIDGEGNKYYFESTELAHSLGMTTSFPYNPSVLPLHSDHPDAVSSWYLDAIVSSIGDSINFSYIKNKHWFKTPRSYSELCYVIRTWLGGERGYPSVLPMRASTYSVSCTEHQELCLREITFKGGKVSFEVTDRDDLDSGSPYTTTGGKAHKLDKIIVLTDTDTIMQYKLHFSYESNRLLLDSIYKYNKGINGNSYLFTYNKSFSWPSKTTVKIDTWGYYNNGTGNLYKWGYTSPTYNPGRGTLIPQYTYTGEEGQTKTIYGADRDVDTVYNQMGILQSITYPTGGNSEFEYETNDYFDPEESYYEYEETNSYAKTNGAIGSIPENEDYFTLEKEEFVKIQHGFTALESEMAKLTIGAEEVGYCDFTLLVGGKYGAIIKINDDQSVDTIRSYSMYPGEYLFEETTICENLLWEFVDVDSTYLEAGTYKVLARGVFLEGNFVRLNYVSDSTLIPNINEKGGGLRIKKITDTTGEEQIEREFTYNSSLYGQESSGILMTDPEFISYIDLYMSTIYLYGTTGVMNVTTGYKYLVGMSNSYTPIGYSAAGSSIGYSCVSESFKGGEGGKKVMFYLNTADQNQYRHIPGVPSTANLSNGILRKEYIFDESDNLLRKKINVYKKSENFNQYVKGIVLQKYFGPDKEACLLADYNLSSEWWKLESETMTNYSLSNDSIQEVYQYLYNEENLLVNKITNPISDGGVATQEITYTCDILDDNGVYEGMKTANMIELPVEIRRYVDGKLVDSNLTTYQEANGLFLPYKRYTLNNAKPISGFSNFSGSVQAEYNQTPEMEFVKYNDKGKVLQMEDKSGKITSYVWGYNNQYPVAKIINAAISQVEGALGLTHLSDGVGSGGLNDIQNTNLRKIPGALVTTYTYNPLIGITSITDPNGRITYYEYDSFGRLEYIKDQDHNILQKYDYKYATETSY comes from the coding sequence ATGAAAAAAACGATACATCTAATTTTGATTATTTGCTTTTCAACATTTGGCTTCTCTCAAAATGAAATTATTTCACCTTCTCCCAATGCATCAGGCTTAGGGATTTATGGAAGTACTCCAGTAGGTTATTATACAGGTGTTCCTAATATAAGCATACCATTATATGAAATCAAATCAGGGTCTCTATCATTACCGTTATCTTTAAGTTATTATGCTGGAGGTATTAGACCTAATCAGGATGCAACTTGGGTAGGTTTAGGTTGGGTCTTAAATTCAGGGGGTGTCATAACAAGATCAATAGTGGGGTATAATGATTTTGAGAATCCTAATTTCGTTGAAAATGCTTTTAGTTATGGCTACTACTACAACCAGGATTTTCCTGGTACTGAGAATGGAACAGAGGATCTTGATTTAACTGATATAAGTCAAGTCGATCTAGCATATTATAAAAACATGGCCAATGGTCTTTATGATTCACAACCAGATGTTTTTTATTTTAATTTTGCGACTTTTACCGGGACATTTTATTTTGACAGAAAAAGAAATAGTACAGAAGATTATGCAGTCCCCATATGTAAAAAAAGAAACAATTTAGATATAAAATATTATCCAGAAGAAGAAAGGTGGGTAATAATTGATGGAGAAGGGAATAAGTATTATTTTGAAAGCACAGAATTAGCTCATAGCCTAGGTATGACGACTTCCTTTCCGTATAATCCTTCTGTATTACCATTGCATTCCGATCATCCAGACGCTGTAAGTTCATGGTATTTGGATGCCATTGTTTCTTCAATAGGCGACTCAATTAATTTTTCATATATAAAAAACAAACATTGGTTCAAAACACCAAGATCCTATAGTGAATTATGTTATGTAATTAGGACTTGGTTAGGAGGGGAACGCGGTTATCCTTCGGTACTACCTATGAGGGCTAGTACATATTCTGTTTCATGTACAGAACATCAAGAGCTATGTTTAAGAGAAATCACTTTTAAGGGGGGTAAAGTTAGCTTTGAAGTAACTGATAGAGATGATTTGGATTCAGGTTCTCCGTATACAACTACGGGTGGTAAAGCTCATAAATTAGATAAGATTATTGTTTTGACTGACACTGATACCATAATGCAATACAAGTTACACTTCAGTTATGAAAGTAATAGGCTATTATTAGATTCTATCTATAAATATAATAAGGGTATTAACGGTAACTCATACTTATTTACATATAATAAAAGTTTTAGTTGGCCATCTAAGACAACAGTAAAAATTGATACGTGGGGCTACTATAATAATGGTACTGGCAACCTATATAAATGGGGGTATACTTCTCCTACTTATAATCCAGGTAGAGGAACTTTAATCCCTCAATATACCTATACAGGAGAGGAGGGACAGACCAAAACAATTTATGGAGCTGATAGAGATGTTGATACTGTCTATAATCAAATGGGAATTTTGCAATCTATTACATATCCCACAGGAGGCAATAGTGAGTTCGAGTACGAAACAAACGACTATTTCGATCCAGAAGAGTCTTACTATGAGTATGAAGAGACGAATAGTTATGCTAAAACAAACGGAGCAATAGGTAGTATTCCTGAAAATGAGGATTATTTTACACTGGAAAAAGAAGAGTTTGTAAAAATCCAACATGGATTCACTGCTCTTGAAAGTGAGATGGCCAAATTAACAATAGGTGCTGAAGAAGTAGGTTATTGCGATTTCACATTATTGGTTGGAGGAAAATATGGAGCTATTATAAAAATAAATGATGATCAGTCTGTCGATACGATAAGATCATACAGTATGTATCCTGGCGAATATCTATTTGAAGAAACGACGATTTGTGAGAATTTATTATGGGAATTTGTGGACGTGGACTCAACCTATCTTGAGGCAGGAACTTATAAAGTTTTGGCTAGGGGTGTATTCCTTGAGGGTAATTTTGTTCGTTTAAATTATGTTTCTGACTCTACCCTGATTCCTAATATAAATGAAAAAGGAGGAGGTTTAAGGATAAAGAAAATTACAGATACAACAGGGGAAGAACAAATTGAGCGCGAATTTACTTATAATTCTTCATTGTATGGGCAAGAGTCCAGTGGAATATTAATGACAGACCCTGAATTCATATCATATATAGATCTGTATATGAGTACAATATATCTTTATGGAACAACTGGGGTAATGAATGTTACAACAGGATATAAATATCTGGTAGGAATGTCAAATAGTTATACTCCTATAGGGTATTCTGCTGCTGGTTCAAGTATTGGTTATTCTTGTGTCTCCGAATCTTTTAAAGGTGGAGAAGGAGGAAAAAAAGTCATGTTCTATTTGAACACTGCTGATCAAAATCAGTATAGACACATACCAGGAGTGCCTAGTACTGCTAACTTAAGCAATGGGATTTTAAGGAAAGAATATATCTTCGATGAATCTGATAATTTGTTACGAAAAAAGATAAACGTCTATAAAAAATCAGAAAATTTTAATCAATATGTAAAGGGAATAGTATTACAAAAATACTTTGGGCCAGATAAAGAAGCTTGTTTATTGGCTGACTATAATCTTTCTTCGGAATGGTGGAAATTAGAATCCGAAACGATGACTAATTACAGCTTATCAAATGATAGTATCCAAGAAGTATATCAGTACTTATATAACGAAGAGAATCTTCTAGTAAACAAAATTACTAATCCAATTAGTGATGGTGGAGTTGCGACCCAAGAAATTACATATACTTGCGATATTCTTGATGACAACGGAGTATATGAAGGGATGAAAACAGCAAACATGATCGAACTTCCAGTTGAAATCAGAAGATATGTCGATGGTAAATTAGTAGATAGTAATTTAACCACTTACCAAGAGGCTAACGGTTTATTTTTACCATATAAGCGTTATACATTGAATAATGCAAAACCAATATCTGGATTTTCTAATTTTTCAGGAAGTGTTCAAGCTGAATATAACCAAACTCCAGAGATGGAGTTTGTTAAGTATAATGATAAGGGTAAAGTTCTGCAGATGGAAGACAAGAGTGGCAAAATAACGAGTTATGTATGGGGATACAATAACCAATACCCAGTTGCAAAAATTATTAACGCAGCAATATCCCAAGTCGAAGGAGCTTTGGGGCTGACTCATTTAAGCGATGGTGTTGGAAGTGGAGGGTTGAATGATATTCAAAATACCAATTTAAGAAAAATACCAGGTGCTTTAGTTACCACTTACACCTACAATCCTCTTATAGGTATAACCAGTATAACAGACCCCAACGGCCGAATTACTTACTACGAGTACGATTCTTTCGGTCGTTTAGAATATATCAAAGATCAGGATCATAACATCCTTCAAAAATACGATTACAAATATGCTACAGAAACATCTTACTAA
- a CDS encoding T9SS type A sorting domain-containing protein — protein MKNLTPIWVGILLMLSITVNAQNPQKIYHWMQQLGGPGWDIPTSITTDSKNNVYVAGSFTERLQCNKKEIKSEGNHDIYVARFTQDGRLQWLWQAGGLYMDNISAIYPAPDNDLYITGIIQGEMKFGKQKIQGESKKLFVARINKRGKADWVHTIPFYYAASGYLMDADIQGNVIVGGVFSDTLHCATGDLISKGHNDMFVARIMPDGTVDNIVQLGGEGKEKLSALSVDSLNHIYIAGKNEKAFQAGYLEITASSKQQKSNSFIMQLDSMLMGIWSKPFNSPSYVDITGMACDKQNQLLLSGSFNQELLVDTLQFDSKGLTDFFVCKADSTGNINWLKTFGGKYSDRCRDLKLNMFGGAMVTGSFNDTLQMDSIQINTVSEYSEAFIAQLDTSGMVIWAEAMHGKGGSASNGGALDTKGNLYLMGSFNGSLSAGGSEIETLGDEDIFVAKYYNCPPVASAINSPGYLCQGSIAELSIGKGYMNIIWNDTLQNVESIHIDAPGDYYVTMVDKRGCVISDTVTITEVPTLEFSLGRDTAMLISEKLELIGPDNAFAYLWNDNTNLQTQIAYSNNHAGIYGYKLTITDSLGCQWSDSIRIEFYEELDYADLTEGERLVTIYPIPVKESFTWRFETTEEVKMTVEIVDGAGIIHYHQKIDRYLPGEQKKVEARNLNPGIYFFTIISNGKRLTKKFVKN, from the coding sequence ATGAAAAATCTAACACCAATTTGGGTTGGGATATTATTGATGCTTAGCATTACAGTTAATGCGCAAAACCCTCAGAAAATCTACCACTGGATGCAGCAATTAGGAGGGCCTGGCTGGGACATACCCACAAGTATAACCACCGACAGCAAAAACAATGTTTACGTGGCAGGGAGTTTTACTGAAAGGCTGCAATGCAACAAAAAGGAAATAAAAAGCGAAGGAAATCACGATATCTATGTAGCTCGTTTTACTCAAGACGGCAGATTGCAGTGGCTTTGGCAGGCCGGAGGGCTATATATGGACAATATATCGGCTATTTATCCGGCACCCGATAATGACCTATACATAACTGGAATCATACAAGGAGAGATGAAGTTTGGCAAGCAAAAGATACAAGGCGAAAGCAAAAAGCTGTTTGTAGCCCGTATTAATAAGCGAGGTAAGGCCGATTGGGTTCATACCATTCCGTTTTATTATGCAGCATCTGGATATTTGATGGATGCGGATATTCAGGGCAATGTGATTGTTGGAGGAGTATTTAGCGATACGCTCCATTGTGCAACTGGAGATTTGATCAGTAAAGGGCATAACGACATGTTTGTAGCCCGCATAATGCCAGACGGAACAGTAGATAATATTGTGCAATTGGGCGGGGAAGGAAAGGAAAAGCTGAGCGCACTATCCGTAGATAGTCTAAACCATATTTATATTGCAGGCAAAAACGAAAAGGCTTTTCAAGCTGGTTATTTGGAAATTACAGCAAGCAGTAAACAACAAAAAAGCAATAGTTTTATCATGCAGCTGGATAGTATGCTCATGGGCATATGGTCAAAACCTTTTAACAGTCCCTCATATGTTGATATAACGGGAATGGCTTGTGACAAACAAAACCAATTGCTGTTATCGGGCAGTTTTAATCAGGAACTGTTGGTGGATACCCTGCAGTTTGACAGTAAGGGACTAACAGATTTTTTTGTATGTAAAGCTGATTCAACAGGAAATATAAATTGGCTAAAAACCTTTGGAGGTAAATATAGCGATCGTTGTCGCGATCTGAAATTGAATATGTTTGGAGGCGCCATGGTAACCGGGAGCTTTAATGATACTTTGCAGATGGATTCAATACAGATAAATACCGTGAGTGAATATTCTGAAGCATTTATTGCACAGTTAGATACATCGGGTATGGTAATTTGGGCAGAAGCCATGCATGGTAAAGGTGGCAGCGCCAGTAATGGTGGAGCTTTGGATACAAAAGGTAATTTGTATTTGATGGGAAGCTTCAATGGCAGCCTAAGTGCCGGGGGCTCCGAAATAGAAACACTGGGCGATGAAGATATTTTTGTGGCCAAATATTACAATTGCCCTCCGGTAGCTTCAGCAATAAACAGTCCAGGATATTTGTGTCAAGGTAGTATAGCTGAGTTAAGCATAGGAAAAGGATATATGAATATAATATGGAATGATACACTCCAGAATGTGGAATCTATACATATCGATGCCCCGGGCGATTATTATGTTACCATGGTGGATAAAAGAGGCTGTGTAATATCTGATACAGTTACCATTACAGAAGTACCAACTCTAGAGTTTAGTCTGGGTCGCGATACCGCTATGCTTATAAGCGAAAAACTTGAGTTGATAGGTCCTGACAATGCCTTTGCCTATTTGTGGAATGATAATACGAACCTTCAAACCCAGATTGCCTATAGCAATAACCATGCTGGAATTTACGGCTATAAGCTTACAATAACCGATAGCCTCGGATGTCAGTGGAGTGATAGTATTCGTATAGAGTTTTACGAGGAACTAGATTATGCTGACTTGACTGAAGGGGAACGTCTGGTAACTATATACCCAATTCCTGTAAAAGAATCATTTACATGGCGATTTGAAACTACGGAAGAAGTAAAGATGACAGTAGAGATTGTAGATGGAGCAGGAATTATACACTACCATCAAAAGATTGATCGTTATTTACCCGGTGAGCAAAAAAAAGTGGAAGCCAGAAACTTGAATCCAGGTATCTATTTCTTTACTATAATAAGTAATGGTAAAAGATTAACTAAGAAGTTTGTTAAAAATTAG